A part of Larkinella insperata genomic DNA contains:
- a CDS encoding enolase C-terminal domain-like protein: protein MASGNPIRVTKTDATFEREKLIRPIGFKGGYLTELWQTVSRLQSENGHHAVGLATQSVLYGDADLFAAYSEAGGNALMYALVERTLQLVKQMPFSTPVELLDTLLPEVKREAVRITGKPDLNPNFIYNALISVDNAAWLLYAAENGLRSFDDLIPEPYRPALAHRNDKVAILYQVPYGMPVEELRQAVQQGYFVMKIKTGYPGSQEEMVQNDMDRLTEIHRAIGDAPTDQTATGKIVYTLDANARYEKKETLWRYLDHARRIGALNQIVLIEEPLREENDEDVSDIGIPVAGDESVHDEASAHRRLQQGYGALVLKGIAKTLSLSLKVAKLAHERGVPCLCADLTVNPILIDWHKNLAARLAPFPGIGMGLLETNGDMNYLHWNTMKGYHPAAGARWTTPKNGVFELDDDFYSRSGGILMPSSHYESLFPYAH, encoded by the coding sequence ATGGCTAGTGGAAACCCCATTCGGGTCACGAAGACCGATGCTACGTTTGAACGGGAGAAGCTCATCCGACCGATTGGTTTCAAGGGTGGTTACCTGACCGAACTGTGGCAAACCGTTTCCCGGCTTCAATCCGAAAACGGCCACCACGCCGTCGGTCTGGCGACCCAGAGCGTGTTGTATGGCGATGCCGACCTGTTTGCGGCCTACTCGGAAGCGGGTGGCAACGCGCTGATGTACGCGTTGGTGGAGCGGACCCTGCAACTGGTAAAGCAAATGCCGTTTTCAACCCCCGTCGAGTTGTTGGATACGCTATTGCCCGAGGTGAAGCGGGAAGCTGTCCGCATCACGGGAAAACCGGACCTGAACCCCAATTTCATTTACAACGCCCTCATCAGCGTTGACAATGCCGCTTGGCTGTTGTATGCCGCCGAAAATGGTTTGAGGAGCTTCGATGACCTGATTCCAGAACCGTACCGACCGGCTTTAGCGCACCGGAATGATAAGGTCGCCATTCTATACCAGGTGCCCTACGGAATGCCGGTGGAAGAGCTGCGGCAAGCCGTGCAGCAGGGGTATTTTGTGATGAAAATCAAAACCGGATATCCGGGTTCGCAGGAAGAGATGGTGCAGAACGACATGGACCGCCTGACCGAAATCCACCGCGCCATCGGCGACGCGCCCACCGACCAGACCGCCACCGGCAAGATTGTGTACACGCTCGACGCCAACGCCCGGTATGAAAAAAAAGAAACGTTATGGCGTTATCTGGACCACGCCCGACGCATTGGCGCGCTGAATCAGATTGTATTGATCGAGGAGCCCCTTCGGGAGGAAAACGATGAGGACGTGTCGGACATCGGCATTCCGGTGGCGGGTGACGAAAGCGTGCATGACGAAGCCAGCGCCCATCGTCGGCTTCAGCAAGGGTACGGGGCACTGGTGCTGAAGGGCATCGCCAAAACGCTGAGTCTGTCCCTGAAAGTAGCCAAACTGGCGCACGAACGTGGGGTGCCCTGCCTGTGCGCCGATCTGACCGTCAACCCCATCCTGATTGATTGGCACAAAAACCTGGCCGCCCGACTCGCTCCGTTTCCAGGTATCGGAATGGGGCTATTGGAAACCAATGGTGACATGAATTACCTGCACTGGAACACCATGAAGGGTTACCACCCGGCAGCCGGTGCGCGCTGGACCACTCCGAAAAACGGTGTTTTCGAACTGGATGACGACTTTTACAGCCGCAGCGGGGGTATTCTGATGCCCTCCAGTCATTATGAATCCCTCTTTCCGTATGCCCACTAA
- a CDS encoding plastocyanin/azurin family copper-binding protein, translated as MPTNTAVSFAGSLRRISILLLFLVMVGGARAATDSTVTVSLKAIPGLQFDLVRFQVKPGAAVRIRLDNTDDMAHNLVITKPGQREEVVNEALQLGEKGPAVNYIPKSTAILWTIPVVAPEETGTVSFTAPREAGVYPYVCTFPGHGFVMYGAMYVTDGALPPLKADKSIPETRRTAEPSAQAQANHAQHGPQRFHPYETEPPFLYRIFMPDAGPAAIAVSLPHGLSYCWDAGTCRLRYAWAGGFLDQATLWPGKGDTEAKLIGTVFFRNKTAYPIQMANSQPNPAVDYKGYQLLNRYPEFHYTVDGVDVYEQIQAKEDGSGLIRTFKMPKAEKPIWFVTEPNDGVTYQSSGGQWEGGRLKLSPAEARQFTITMTKKAD; from the coding sequence ATGCCCACTAACACTGCCGTGAGTTTCGCCGGATCGCTAAGAAGAATCAGCATTCTTCTGTTGTTCCTGGTAATGGTGGGCGGAGCGAGAGCCGCGACCGATTCGACGGTGACGGTTTCGCTGAAAGCCATTCCCGGCTTGCAATTTGACTTAGTCCGGTTTCAGGTCAAGCCCGGCGCTGCCGTCCGAATTAGGCTGGACAACACCGACGATATGGCGCATAATTTGGTGATTACCAAACCGGGCCAACGCGAAGAAGTGGTTAACGAGGCTTTGCAACTGGGCGAAAAAGGGCCAGCGGTCAACTACATTCCCAAATCAACCGCCATTTTGTGGACGATTCCGGTGGTAGCGCCGGAGGAAACCGGGACCGTTTCGTTTACCGCGCCCCGGGAAGCGGGCGTTTATCCGTATGTCTGCACTTTTCCGGGACACGGTTTTGTCATGTACGGGGCTATGTACGTGACCGATGGAGCGTTGCCCCCCTTGAAAGCAGACAAATCCATCCCCGAAACCCGCCGGACGGCGGAGCCATCCGCTCAAGCGCAAGCCAACCACGCGCAGCACGGGCCCCAGCGGTTTCACCCGTACGAGACCGAGCCACCGTTTCTCTACCGGATTTTCATGCCGGACGCGGGCCCGGCGGCTATTGCGGTCAGTTTGCCCCACGGCCTTTCCTACTGCTGGGATGCCGGGACCTGCCGCCTGCGTTACGCCTGGGCGGGCGGTTTTCTGGACCAAGCCACGCTTTGGCCGGGCAAAGGCGACACGGAGGCCAAACTGATCGGGACGGTTTTCTTTCGGAACAAAACCGCTTATCCTATTCAGATGGCAAACTCTCAGCCAAATCCGGCCGTTGATTATAAAGGCTACCAGTTGCTAAACCGCTATCCGGAATTTCATTATACCGTGGATGGGGTGGACGTTTACGAACAGATTCAGGCGAAGGAGGATGGGTCCGGACTGATTCGTACGTTCAAAATGCCCAAAGCCGAAAAGCCTATCTGGTTCGTCACGGAGCCGAACGACGGCGTAACATATCAGTCGTCGGGCGGGCAGTGGGAGGGCGGCCGATTGAAACTATCCCCCGCCGAAGCCCGCCAGTTTACCATTACCATGACGAAAAAAGCCGACTGA
- a CDS encoding PQQ-dependent sugar dehydrogenase has protein sequence MGKTILILLSIWLFVAAIPNGPKPVPKAAYRVETIPMPEGLSAETGAIDFLPDGRLVASFHRGEVMFYNPKTKQWSLFAEGLHEPLGILVVSNSELIIMQRPELTRVKDRDGDGRADLYEKVTDAFGISGNYHEFNYGPIRDKAGNLYIGLNTASPNGGVRSEVRGTRDTVATDHPKQMFSPVPYRGWIMKLNASDHQLVPYASGFRSPNGLVFDPNGRMLVTDNQGDWVGTSPLYAVEEGKFYGHPASLVWNANWRGGNPLAMTLPELEAMRTKAAVLFPHGILANSITQPVLDNTGGKFGPFAGQLLIGEMNQERIVRVMLEEVAGQLQGACIPFLDGQGLRKGNNRLAFAPDGSLWTGQNDHGWAGAKGIQRIVYTGKPPMDVYTMNLTPNGFDLTFTQPVDAATASRPENYQFRHYRYEYHKTYGSPQFDIAAVPVKAVTVSKDRRKVSLNLADLKPGLIYELTLGDVRATNGEPLANRLICYTLNHLKP, from the coding sequence ATGGGGAAAACGATCCTGATTCTTCTAAGCATCTGGCTGTTTGTAGCCGCGATTCCGAACGGTCCCAAACCGGTTCCGAAAGCCGCTTACCGGGTCGAGACGATTCCGATGCCCGAAGGGTTGAGCGCGGAAACCGGTGCGATTGACTTTCTGCCCGATGGGCGGCTGGTGGCTTCGTTTCACCGGGGTGAAGTGATGTTCTACAATCCGAAAACAAAGCAATGGAGCCTGTTTGCCGAGGGACTGCACGAACCGCTCGGGATTCTGGTAGTCAGCAATTCGGAACTGATCATCATGCAGCGCCCGGAGCTGACCCGCGTGAAAGACCGTGACGGCGACGGGCGGGCCGACCTGTACGAAAAAGTGACCGACGCGTTCGGCATTTCGGGCAACTACCACGAATTTAATTATGGCCCCATCCGAGACAAGGCCGGCAATCTGTACATCGGGCTCAACACGGCCTCGCCGAACGGCGGGGTGCGGAGCGAGGTGCGGGGAACGCGCGATACCGTAGCCACCGATCATCCCAAGCAGATGTTTTCGCCGGTGCCCTACCGGGGCTGGATCATGAAACTGAATGCTTCGGACCACCAGCTGGTGCCGTACGCCAGCGGTTTCCGGTCGCCGAACGGTTTGGTTTTCGACCCGAACGGCCGGATGCTGGTAACCGATAATCAGGGGGATTGGGTAGGAACCAGTCCTCTGTACGCGGTGGAGGAAGGCAAGTTTTACGGACATCCGGCCAGTCTGGTCTGGAACGCAAACTGGCGGGGCGGCAATCCGCTCGCGATGACCCTTCCGGAGCTGGAAGCGATGCGCACGAAAGCCGCCGTTCTGTTCCCGCACGGGATTCTGGCCAACTCGATCACGCAGCCGGTTTTGGACAACACCGGCGGAAAGTTCGGTCCGTTTGCGGGGCAGCTTCTGATCGGTGAAATGAACCAGGAGCGGATTGTGCGGGTGATGCTGGAAGAAGTGGCGGGTCAGTTGCAGGGGGCCTGCATCCCGTTTCTGGACGGGCAGGGGCTGCGGAAAGGCAACAACCGGCTGGCGTTTGCGCCCGATGGTAGCCTGTGGACCGGCCAGAACGACCACGGCTGGGCGGGGGCCAAAGGGATTCAGCGGATTGTCTATACGGGTAAGCCGCCGATGGATGTGTATACCATGAACCTGACCCCGAACGGTTTCGATCTCACCTTCACGCAACCAGTTGATGCGGCCACCGCGAGTCGGCCCGAAAACTATCAGTTCCGGCATTACCGCTACGAATACCATAAAACCTACGGTTCCCCGCAGTTCGACATAGCAGCCGTGCCGGTAAAAGCCGTAACGGTGTCCAAAGATCGCCGAAAAGTGTCCCTGAACCTGGCTGACCTGAAACCGGGACTGATTTACGAACTGACGCTGGGCGATGTGCGGGCCACCAACGGCGAGCCGCTGGCTAATCGATTGATTTGCTACACGCTCAACCACCTGAAGCCGTAA
- a CDS encoding NAD(P)/FAD-dependent oxidoreductase, which translates to MDVIIIGGGLAGLVSGLELARAGHSVTIVERKTYPFHKVCGEYISNEVRPYLEWLGVDLRALGATHIKQFQFTSPSGRSLETALDLGGFGLSRYTLDQALYEMAQSAGVQFLLGKQVETVRFASDGFTLELNDGQVLTSRLVLGAFGKRSKIDKQLQRSFMQKPSPYLGVKYHIRTNARLDTIALHNFPDGYCGLSSIEDGKFCLCYLTTRDNLRPFGTIPAMEQAVLFQNPHLKRIFERSEFLYEKPEVINEFSFAPKRAVEQHILMAGDSAGLITPLCGNGMALAIHGGKLVSALSSQYLRGNIPRTELEHRYQTEWSARFARRLWVGRTVQRLFGDKWLSEAAVTIFGAFNPLLRGVIRQTHGKVLAVE; encoded by the coding sequence ATGGACGTTATCATCATTGGAGGAGGGCTGGCGGGTTTGGTCAGCGGCCTGGAGCTGGCTAGGGCCGGCCACTCGGTTACCATTGTCGAGCGAAAAACCTATCCTTTTCATAAAGTCTGCGGGGAATACATTTCCAACGAAGTGCGGCCTTACCTGGAGTGGCTGGGCGTCGATCTGCGGGCGCTGGGCGCTACGCACATTAAGCAGTTCCAGTTTACCTCTCCTTCGGGCCGATCGTTGGAAACGGCGCTGGATCTGGGTGGTTTCGGACTTAGCCGGTACACGCTCGATCAGGCTCTGTACGAAATGGCCCAATCGGCGGGCGTGCAGTTTCTGCTGGGCAAACAGGTCGAAACGGTCCGCTTTGCATCCGACGGGTTTACGCTGGAACTCAACGACGGGCAGGTGCTCACCAGCCGCCTGGTGCTGGGCGCTTTCGGCAAACGGTCGAAGATTGATAAGCAGTTGCAGCGGTCGTTTATGCAAAAGCCGTCGCCCTACTTGGGGGTTAAGTACCACATCCGAACCAATGCGCGGCTGGACACCATCGCCCTGCACAACTTTCCGGACGGCTACTGCGGACTGTCGTCCATCGAAGACGGAAAATTTTGCCTCTGCTACCTGACCACCCGCGACAATCTGCGCCCCTTTGGCACCATCCCAGCTATGGAACAAGCCGTGTTGTTTCAAAACCCGCACCTGAAACGGATTTTCGAGCGGTCGGAATTTTTGTACGAAAAACCCGAGGTCATCAACGAATTTTCGTTTGCTCCCAAGCGGGCCGTCGAGCAGCACATTCTAATGGCGGGCGATTCGGCGGGACTGATCACGCCCCTCTGCGGTAACGGTATGGCCCTGGCCATTCACGGCGGTAAGCTCGTCAGTGCGCTATCTTCCCAGTATCTGAGGGGAAACATACCGCGGACCGAACTGGAACACCGGTACCAGACGGAATGGTCGGCGCGGTTTGCCCGGCGGCTCTGGGTGGGTCGGACGGTGCAGCGGCTTTTCGGCGACAAATGGCTGTCCGAAGCGGCCGTGACGATTTTCGGCGCTTTCAACCCGTTACTCCGCGGGGTGATCCGGCAGACGCACGGAAAGGTCCTAGCCGTCGAATAA
- a CDS encoding ferritin translates to MKDLVRMRTSLKEEIEGILNEQIKMEAHSSAIYLAMAAWCDRNGFDYSAGYFYKQSNEERNHMLKIFNYVSDMGGHAISPEITNVPQDFAGFRDIFELALQQEIAVSNSINRIVGTARQLNDFATDQFMQWFVKEQIEEEYVARRAIELFDVIGEEGVGRYMIDKAIPKISYDGGAEGE, encoded by the coding sequence ATGAAAGACTTAGTTAGAATGAGAACCTCGCTGAAAGAAGAAATCGAGGGAATTCTCAACGAACAGATAAAAATGGAAGCCCACTCATCCGCCATCTACCTGGCAATGGCTGCGTGGTGCGATCGCAACGGTTTTGACTACAGCGCGGGTTACTTCTATAAGCAATCGAACGAAGAGCGTAACCACATGCTGAAAATCTTTAACTACGTATCCGACATGGGTGGCCACGCCATCTCGCCGGAAATCACCAACGTACCGCAGGATTTCGCCGGGTTCCGGGATATTTTTGAACTGGCTCTGCAACAGGAGATTGCCGTTAGCAACTCCATCAACCGCATCGTGGGTACCGCCCGCCAATTGAACGACTTCGCCACTGACCAGTTTATGCAGTGGTTCGTGAAAGAGCAAATTGAAGAAGAATACGTCGCCCGCCGGGCCATCGAACTGTTCGACGTCATTGGTGAAGAAGGCGTTGGTCGGTACATGATCGATAAAGCCATTCCGAAAATCAGCTACGACGGCGGAGCGGAAGGCGAATAA
- a CDS encoding SPASM domain-containing protein, which translates to MNRNLTDGLNFFSKITPKRAWNALKVVSSYYESKWTGKAIHRGSPIALSFEPTTSCNLRCPECPSGLRSFTRPTGMLPADLFKKTIDEIADTLLYLTFYFQGEPYLHPDFLTLVGYASQKGIYTATSTNAHYLTDANARKTVESGLDRLIISIDGTTQEVYQQYRVGGKLHKVLEGTRNIIKWKKELKSRTPHVIFQFLVVKPNEHQIAEVYQLAEELGVDEVGLKTAQIYDFEHGSELMPTIDKYSRYEKTASGTYAIKNALDGHCWKMWHSCVITWDGLVVPCCFDKDAHYRMGDLKQQTFAQLWDSEPYQQFRQTLIHSRSGIEMCKNCTEGTQVWA; encoded by the coding sequence ATGAATCGTAATCTAACCGACGGACTGAATTTTTTCTCCAAAATAACCCCCAAACGCGCCTGGAACGCGTTGAAAGTAGTGTCGAGTTATTACGAGTCGAAATGGACCGGGAAAGCCATCCACCGGGGTTCGCCCATCGCCCTGTCGTTTGAACCCACCACCTCCTGCAACCTGCGTTGCCCTGAATGCCCGAGTGGTCTGCGTTCGTTTACGCGCCCGACTGGTATGCTGCCCGCCGATCTTTTCAAAAAGACAATTGATGAAATTGCGGACACGCTCCTGTACCTGACATTTTATTTTCAGGGCGAACCGTATCTGCACCCCGATTTCCTGACGCTGGTGGGCTATGCCTCCCAAAAAGGAATTTATACGGCCACCTCCACCAACGCCCATTACCTGACCGACGCCAACGCGCGGAAAACTGTTGAGTCGGGTCTGGACCGGCTGATTATTTCCATTGACGGCACCACGCAGGAAGTTTACCAGCAATACCGGGTGGGCGGGAAGTTGCACAAGGTGCTGGAGGGAACCCGGAACATCATCAAGTGGAAAAAAGAACTGAAATCCAGGACGCCCCACGTCATCTTTCAGTTTCTGGTGGTCAAACCCAACGAACACCAGATTGCCGAGGTCTACCAACTGGCCGAGGAACTGGGCGTCGATGAAGTCGGCCTGAAAACCGCCCAGATTTACGATTTCGAGCACGGCTCTGAGCTGATGCCCACCATTGACAAATACTCCCGCTACGAGAAAACCGCCAGCGGCACCTACGCCATCAAAAATGCCCTGGACGGTCACTGCTGGAAAATGTGGCACTCCTGCGTCATTACCTGGGACGGGCTGGTGGTACCCTGCTGCTTCGACAAAGATGCTCACTACCGGATGGGCGATCTCAAACAACAAACGTTTGCTCAATTGTGGGACAGCGAACCCTACCAGCAATTCCGGCAGACCCTGATCCATTCCCGCTCCGGAATCGAGATGTGTAAAAACTGCACCGAAGGAACGCAGGTCTGGGCCTGA
- a CDS encoding ParA family protein has protein sequence MGKVIAIANQKGGVGKTTTTINLAASLAALEFRTLIVDADPQANSTSGLGYNPKEIENSIYECMIEDIRTRDAVIQTDFPNLDLLPSHIDLVGAEIEMINLKNREEKMKEALYDVKEEYDFVIIDCSPSLGLITINSLTAADSVIIPVQCEYFALEGLGKLLNTVKIIQSRLNTSLTIEGILLTMYDLRVRLSNQVVGEVTAHFQQMVFNTIIPRNIRLSESPSFGLPVLAQDADSKGAISYLNLAREILAKNGRLPQDQTV, from the coding sequence ATGGGTAAAGTTATAGCTATTGCCAACCAAAAGGGGGGCGTCGGAAAGACCACCACAACGATCAATCTGGCGGCCAGTCTGGCGGCTCTCGAATTCCGAACACTGATTGTCGACGCCGACCCACAGGCCAACTCCACGTCGGGTTTAGGGTATAATCCGAAAGAGATAGAGAACAGCATCTACGAGTGCATGATCGAAGACATCCGCACGCGTGACGCCGTTATCCAGACGGATTTTCCGAACCTCGACCTGCTTCCGTCCCACATCGACCTGGTTGGGGCCGAAATTGAGATGATCAATCTCAAGAACCGGGAGGAGAAAATGAAGGAGGCCCTCTACGACGTGAAGGAGGAATACGATTTTGTGATCATCGACTGCTCTCCCTCGCTGGGTCTGATTACCATCAACAGCCTGACTGCCGCCGATTCCGTAATTATTCCCGTGCAGTGCGAGTATTTCGCCCTGGAAGGGCTCGGCAAGCTGCTGAACACCGTCAAAATTATTCAGTCGCGGCTGAACACCTCACTGACCATCGAAGGCATTCTGCTGACGATGTATGACCTGCGCGTTCGTTTATCCAACCAGGTGGTTGGCGAAGTGACGGCGCATTTTCAACAGATGGTTTTCAACACCATCATTCCCCGCAACATACGGCTGAGCGAATCGCCAAGTTTCGGATTGCCGGTGCTGGCGCAGGATGCCGACAGCAAAGGCGCCATCAGTTATCTCAATCTCGCCCGCGAAATCCTGGCAAAAAACGGCCGGTTACCGCAGGATCAGACCGTGTAG
- a CDS encoding ParB/RepB/Spo0J family partition protein has translation MDNTNAKSNPKKMIGLGRGLGALLHDSEQVNRPSKPSPYESISTMTEINVNHIETNPFQPRTRFDEEALMELAESIRVQGIIQPITVRQLGREQYQLIAGERRLQASKLIGLTNVPAFVRQANDQQMLEMALIENIQRENLNSIEIALSYQRLITECSLKQEELGVRVGKNRTTVNNYIRLLKLPPVIQAALRDTKISMGHARAIINVDNPDIQIKLFNKIIEEDWSVRRVEEAVRNLSTAPQAEPERRSTPYKQEIRGLQFKLSSLFGTKVSIKADEKHKGEIKIPFTSQDEMNRILEVLNYKA, from the coding sequence ATGGATAATACGAACGCAAAAAGTAATCCGAAAAAAATGATAGGTCTGGGCCGAGGATTAGGAGCCTTATTGCACGACAGCGAACAGGTAAACCGACCAAGCAAGCCGTCGCCGTATGAGTCGATCTCGACGATGACTGAAATCAACGTGAACCACATCGAAACCAACCCGTTTCAACCCCGGACCCGGTTCGATGAAGAAGCCTTGATGGAACTGGCCGAGTCGATCCGCGTGCAGGGAATTATCCAGCCTATCACGGTTCGGCAGTTGGGGCGCGAGCAGTACCAGTTGATTGCCGGAGAACGGCGGTTGCAGGCATCCAAACTGATTGGTTTGACCAACGTTCCGGCGTTTGTCCGTCAGGCCAACGATCAGCAGATGCTGGAAATGGCGCTGATTGAGAACATTCAGCGGGAAAACCTGAACTCAATAGAAATCGCCCTGAGTTACCAGCGGCTCATCACCGAATGCAGTCTGAAACAGGAGGAACTGGGCGTTCGGGTTGGTAAAAACCGCACGACGGTCAACAACTACATCCGGCTGCTGAAACTGCCCCCGGTGATTCAGGCCGCCCTGCGCGACACCAAGATTTCGATGGGCCACGCCCGGGCCATCATCAACGTCGATAACCCGGATATTCAGATCAAACTCTTCAATAAAATCATTGAAGAAGACTGGTCGGTCCGGCGCGTGGAAGAGGCCGTCCGGAATCTTTCGACGGCGCCCCAAGCTGAACCTGAACGGCGTTCGACACCGTATAAGCAGGAGATTCGGGGGCTTCAGTTCAAGCTGTCGTCGCTGTTCGGTACGAAGGTGTCCATCAAGGCCGACGAAAAGCACAAAGGCGAAATCAAAATCCCGTTTACGTCACAGGATGAGATGAACCGGATTCTGGAAGTGCTGAATTATAAAGCCTAA
- a CDS encoding DUF5683 domain-containing protein, which translates to MKAGERLFERMNWRTYVWVSVLLLGLGGKTVAQNPARPVRDSVPNLQAAPVFLDTLGKAVALDTVPLTAQQNARIRKIVPKKATILSAVLPGLGQIHNGHWWKVPIIYAGFGTMIYFSQMYAEDFRFYRKYGKIAYASTSQTAEVPGYSAPISVSNLERAARAVSRYRDYNYLGIALLWGVNVIEANVTAHLKTFDVSEDLTLKVKPGLLMPAVGTMPVPGVRVAFQFRK; encoded by the coding sequence ATGAAAGCAGGAGAACGGCTCTTTGAACGAATGAACTGGCGAACATACGTGTGGGTGAGCGTATTGCTTTTGGGACTGGGCGGAAAAACCGTCGCCCAGAACCCGGCCCGGCCCGTACGCGATTCGGTTCCGAACCTTCAGGCAGCCCCCGTTTTTCTGGATACGCTGGGAAAAGCGGTGGCCCTGGATACCGTACCGCTGACGGCCCAACAAAACGCCAGAATTCGTAAAATTGTACCGAAAAAAGCAACCATACTTTCGGCGGTGTTGCCCGGTTTGGGCCAGATTCACAACGGCCACTGGTGGAAAGTGCCGATTATCTACGCCGGTTTTGGTACGATGATTTACTTTTCCCAAATGTACGCGGAGGATTTCCGGTTCTACCGGAAATACGGCAAAATCGCTTATGCCAGTACTTCGCAGACCGCGGAGGTTCCCGGTTATTCCGCCCCGATTAGTGTTTCCAACCTGGAGCGGGCAGCCCGGGCGGTATCGCGGTACCGGGATTACAATTACCTGGGTATTGCCTTGCTGTGGGGCGTTAATGTGATCGAAGCCAACGTGACGGCGCACCTCAAAACGTTCGATGTTTCGGAGGATCTGACCCTGAAGGTGAAGCCCGGGCTGCTGATGCCCGCCGTGGGAACCATGCCCGTGCCGGGTGTGCGGGTTGCCTTTCAATTCAGGAAATAA
- the dapB gene encoding 4-hydroxy-tetrahydrodipicolinate reductase: protein MKILLLGYGKMGKTIEQIALDRGHEIAGRIDLHNRTQLDTLGPSDVDVAIEFSSPESAVANIQDCLKRGWPIVCGTTGWLDHRAEIEDLCRSTNGAFFYASNYSIGVNLFFRLNKMLARFMKSYPSYHVSMTEVHHTEKKDAPSGTAITLAEGIIEELPTKKRWSENTAEQPDAVAIESLREGTVPGTHVVRYDSEVDTIEIKHVAHSRQGFALGAVIAGEWLAGRQGIFGMDDLLGENVTV, encoded by the coding sequence ATGAAGATACTCTTACTCGGTTATGGCAAGATGGGTAAAACCATCGAGCAGATTGCACTGGATCGGGGGCACGAAATTGCGGGCCGGATTGATCTGCACAACCGCACCCAGCTCGATACCCTCGGGCCGTCGGACGTTGACGTGGCCATTGAATTTAGCTCGCCGGAGTCGGCCGTTGCCAACATTCAGGACTGCCTCAAACGGGGTTGGCCGATCGTTTGCGGCACCACCGGCTGGCTCGACCACCGGGCCGAAATCGAGGACCTGTGCCGCAGTACCAACGGGGCTTTTTTCTACGCATCGAACTACAGCATCGGCGTCAACCTGTTTTTTCGGTTGAATAAAATGCTGGCCCGGTTCATGAAAAGCTATCCGTCGTACCACGTCTCCATGACCGAGGTGCACCATACCGAAAAGAAAGACGCGCCGAGCGGCACGGCTATTACGCTGGCCGAAGGAATCATCGAAGAACTCCCCACCAAAAAACGCTGGAGTGAGAACACCGCCGAACAACCGGATGCCGTTGCTATTGAATCCCTGCGCGAGGGGACGGTGCCGGGAACGCACGTGGTTCGTTACGATTCCGAAGTCGATACCATTGAAATCAAGCACGTAGCCCACAGCCGCCAGGGGTTTGCCCTGGGAGCCGTTATTGCCGGTGAATGGCTGGCCGGACGCCAGGGCATTTTTGGCATGGATGACCTGCTGGGTGAAAACGTTACCGTCTAA